The Pontiella desulfatans sequence ACCGCGGCGACGACAGCATGGGCGACGAACCCGACGGCAACCTCGACCGCCACTATGGATTCCCCTCCTACATCAATTCCGGCGCCGAGCTGACCCAGTTCCAGGTCGAACCCATCAAGGTGACGTGCAAGAAAGGCAAAACCAAGACGGTCTATCTCTACTACTACTCGAAAATCGTGGCAGTTCCGGATACCGCCGTGCTGGTCGACGGCATCTGGTACACCGAGGATGGCGAAGAAATGGGGCCGCAGAGCTATGGCCAGTTCGCCAAGGTGAAGGAATTCCTCTACGACCCGCTCGAAAACGGCGATCCCTGCATGAAGCCCTGCAAGCCTCGCGTATGGAAAAAGGAAATGTGCGAAATGGTTCGTCCCGACCACTGCTGGACGGGCAAGCGTGTCTGGGGCGACAACGGAAATGGGAAAGGCCCCTACAAGATCGGGAAATAATATTGCGCCATAACGGCGAATGATTCAAAGGGCGGGACATTTGATCCCGCCCTTTTTCATTGATTAATCATCCACCGGATCCACGGGGTTGGCACTGATCTTGAAGAAGCCCGAGGCTTCCGAACCATCAACCGCGTATTCCCGGAGGATGGCGGGATCGGAGGTCGGCGGAAGGGTTTCGAGCGGCTGCCACGGCTCGCCCAGTTCGGGCGAGTACCACACTTCGTATCGGGTGTTCGGGAAGGCGTTCCACGCCAACGATGCGGAGCCTTCCACCAGCGCCACCTCGATGACCGCCACAATGTTCAGCGTGCTGTCCGGCGAGGCAGGGTTGGTTCCCAGCAAATATTCCTCGTAGTCGTCGTAGCCATCGCCGTCGGTATCGATGTCCTCAAGTACGGCGCGCATGAGCCAGCGCTTGTTTCGCGGATTGATCTGCACATGCGGCTCGTTGGTGACGGCATAGTGGATTTCGTCGAACGGGCTAAGCGCCAGCAGCTCCGCATGGGCATCGAGGTTGGAGGCAATGTTTTCGATGGGTATGCCCAGCGCGCTGACCGTCGGGATGAAGCAGTGGTTGGTTTGGGTGCAATAGTCGTCGCCGCTGGTGGGGAGGTTTGCGAAGAGGTCGAGAAAGGTGGAGCGGGCCCCGCCCGGCGCGTTGTCGAACGAGAGCGGATGGTAGGCCTCGACCGTGGCGGAATCCACGGTGATGAAGAGGAGCGTGATCTTGCCCGAGAACACCGTTGCCGGAGCAGCAGGCAACGAATAAACGTCGGAAACAATGGAGGGATCGAACAACCCGCCGGAATCCGTCCAGTGGATGATGCGCTCGCCCGCGTTGAACGGATACGTTTCCCCGAATCCGGAACCGTTGCAGATGGCAATCGTTTTGCAGTTGGTCGGATAGCCGGCGGCGGCCATCGTGGCCACGAAATCCGGGCGTTCCGGCAGGCTTCCGCCCGCCAACCCATCCGGGTGGCTGTGGTGCAACAGCAGCATCTGGCGGGCGGCGGGGCTGTCGAGCGCCGCCAGCATTTCGGCGGCGGCATCGTCTTGCGGGCCGAAAAACTCCAGGTATTCCTGCAAGCCGAGTGGAATGTTCGCCCCCTCGTGCGGGGCGTCGAAGCTGATCCAGGTATCCACGTCGTGGTTCGGCGCATCGACCAGCGCCTTGCGCAGGGTCAACCCGCCGAGGCTGGCGCCGACGGCCACAAACTTGTCCGCCGCGTCGGCGCGGTTGGCGTTGACGTAGTCGATGGCGGTTGCGTTCAGGGCCATGTTGCCCAGAATGTCCGCCGTCGAGTCGCCAAAGTTGAGCACCGCCAGGTCGCGTCCGAAGGATTGCAGGTCGGCCACGAGGTTTTCTTCGTTCAGCAGTCCATACAGCTCCGGCCAGTTCATGCTGTTGCCGATATCGAAACCCTCCACCACCAAAACCGGATTGTTCAAGGCCGCCGAGTTGGTGTCGGCTTTGAGGATGAACAATTCGCCGGAGGCCGAATAGGGTGGTGCGGAGGTGATGGCCACCGTGTAGGTCGGTTCGGGAATCGCCTGGGCGAATAGTGCCACTGAACATGCGGTCGTCGTGAAGAGGCTTTTCAAGCACATGGGTATATCCTCCGGATCGGGGGGGATCATAGGCTTTTGAGCCCACATGGGAATGGTTTAATAGCAATCATTAAGCATTGGGGCGTTGACGTTTATTGCAAGACTGATATGCTTTGGCAATGGTTTTGCGGGTGGGTATTCTTGGGATGCTGCTGTGGTGCGGGACGGGTTTCGCGCAGTCCTACACCGATTTGGCCAAGGCCTTGGCGGAGACATCCGAAAAATCCGGGATCCACCGGCTCAAGGCGCAGGTGGCCCAGGCCGCCGTGCGGCGGCTCGAAACCGAAAAGCTCTCCGCAACCGAAAGGAAAAAACTCAAGGCCGAGGCGCTGGCGCTTTGCTCGGATGTGCAGCTGGGGGCGATGGATCTTTGGTTCGGCGACTCGGTCGTGACCTGGGGGCGGTTGCTATTGCTCGAGGGCAACTGGAAGGAGGCGCGTTCCCTGCTCTGGGGCCAGGCCGAGGTGTTGCAGAACATCGAGAAAAACCTCGCGGCCAACGGGATTCCGGTTTCGTCCATCAGCCCGGTGGCGGGTTGCCGCCATGCCCTCGGCGAGACCTACCGCATGGAATACGAAGCAACCAACCAGCTCGAACCGGCGATCGAGGCGCTCAAACATTTCTACAACGTCCAAATTAAATATGGGGACAGCCCGTGGGGAATGCAGGCGCAGCAAAAGGCGGAAGCCGCAAAGGCCTTTGTTGAAGGCCGGGGCAAAGAGGTGCGGATCGACCTTGGCCAACACCGCGCCACCTTCGTTCGGAACAAGTTTAGGCTGGGGGCCCGGCTGACCGCCGAAGGAAACCATGGGGCCGCAGTGGATCAGGTTCTCGACGCCATCAATTTTTTCCCGGAGTCGGGCCAAACCATCGAGGCCCTGCGCAATCTGGGTGTCTGTTTCCTGAACCTCGGGCGCGATGATGAGGCGATGGCCTCCGCGGAATACCTTTGCGAGCGGTTCGGCTCCGATACCAACGCACCCGTCGCCGTGCTCGGCATTGGGCGGCAATACATCGAGTCGGGCCATGAGGAAATGGGGGAAGGCGTTTTCGATCTCTATCTGGCTTCCTTCCCATCGGACGCCCGCCGCACCGATATCCTCTCCTATTTTGCGTGGAAGGCCTACAAGACCGGGGATTGGCCAGAGGCCATCAACCGCTTCCATCAGCTGGAAGCCGCGCTCCGCACCAAAGGGGAAACGGGCGCCGAGCTCCAAAAGGCGGTCTACATCCAGGCCAGCCGTTCCGCCGATCCCGCCCGGCTCGAGCAGTTCATTGCGGAATTCCCGGACTCCAACCTCGTGCCAACCGCGCTTGGGGAAAAGGCGCAGGCGCTTCTGGTGGCGGGCGCCTTCGATGCCGCC is a genomic window containing:
- a CDS encoding esterase/lipase family protein — protein: MCLKSLFTTTACSVALFAQAIPEPTYTVAITSAPPYSASGELFILKADTNSAALNNPVLVVEGFDIGNSMNWPELYGLLNEENLVADLQSFGRDLAVLNFGDSTADILGNMALNATAIDYVNANRADAADKFVAVGASLGGLTLRKALVDAPNHDVDTWISFDAPHEGANIPLGLQEYLEFFGPQDDAAAEMLAALDSPAARQMLLLHHSHPDGLAGGSLPERPDFVATMAAAGYPTNCKTIAICNGSGFGETYPFNAGERIIHWTDSGGLFDPSIVSDVYSLPAAPATVFSGKITLLFITVDSATVEAYHPLSFDNAPGGARSTFLDLFANLPTSGDDYCTQTNHCFIPTVSALGIPIENIASNLDAHAELLALSPFDEIHYAVTNEPHVQINPRNKRWLMRAVLEDIDTDGDGYDDYEEYLLGTNPASPDSTLNIVAVIEVALVEGSASLAWNAFPNTRYEVWYSPELGEPWQPLETLPPTSDPAILREYAVDGSEASGFFKISANPVDPVDD
- a CDS encoding tetratricopeptide repeat protein, with translation MVLRVGILGMLLWCGTGFAQSYTDLAKALAETSEKSGIHRLKAQVAQAAVRRLETEKLSATERKKLKAEALALCSDVQLGAMDLWFGDSVVTWGRLLLLEGNWKEARSLLWGQAEVLQNIEKNLAANGIPVSSISPVAGCRHALGETYRMEYEATNQLEPAIEALKHFYNVQIKYGDSPWGMQAQQKAEAAKAFVEGRGKEVRIDLGQHRATFVRNKFRLGARLTAEGNHGAAVDQVLDAINFFPESGQTIEALRNLGVCFLNLGRDDEAMASAEYLCERFGSDTNAPVAVLGIGRQYIESGHEEMGEGVFDLYLASFPSDARRTDILSYFAWKAYKTGDWPEAINRFHQLEAALRTKGETGAELQKAVYIQASRSADPARLEQFIAEFPDSNLVPTALGEKAQALLVAGAFDAAFQTLETLGERFPEAAASRTALAGLIVAAVEAERFDIAGQVLDRMLADRKAYGHEVYLSTGEGLLSAQRHTLAERAFAAVPLNAKRAFVERALYGTAAAQFGRGQFGQSFQTLETLLAKYPNSGRYFDARLMQARSLVRLGRINEAAEPYGEVVALKQDYAVAYEWAQVLQEPEEKLAALQRIALLADPDTLANRPLIADSIVASLPIALELRKYQLAVESCDQFEELFPKHDQLNVVAGYRKEAADALAQ